A window from Chitinophaga filiformis encodes these proteins:
- a CDS encoding winged helix-turn-helix transcriptional regulator — MTKIKAPQSKCPVDYAFQRIGGKYKGRILWSLKDGVKRYGQLRRFISGITPKMLTQVLRELEEDELITRKVYLEIPPRVEYALTENGYKLIPSIEMISLWGQAQMQQHGIQGMELAEEEQGIITDIDE, encoded by the coding sequence ATGACGAAAATAAAAGCGCCTCAATCTAAATGTCCTGTTGACTATGCCTTTCAACGCATCGGCGGCAAATACAAGGGCCGTATTTTATGGAGTTTGAAAGATGGTGTAAAACGTTATGGACAACTGCGTCGTTTCATTTCCGGCATTACCCCAAAAATGCTCACCCAGGTATTGCGTGAACTGGAGGAAGATGAGCTGATCACACGAAAAGTATACCTCGAAATACCACCGCGTGTTGAATATGCCCTTACCGAAAATGGGTACAAGCTTATTCCATCCATAGAAATGATCAGTCTCTGGGGACAGGCGCAGATGCAACAGCATGGCATACAGGGAATGGAGCTCGCAGAAGAAGAGCAAGGCATTATAACCGATATAGATGAATAA
- a CDS encoding helix-turn-helix domain-containing protein, with the protein MSGERKFPDFILLNIGHAVHNADWNWKNVCSPFTRIHLIESGTAKIIRGGRTYELKKDHLYLTPSYIDHGYECEGPLSLYYIHIYEEMDGGPSIFDMVDFPVEIGADPLTIQLIQRLALINPDRRLQVYDPCSYDNSTTLIKNIAIHKTMPFAFEMEAQGIIRQVFSRFLVHASEKKLDLDKRILKCLHHIHTNIDKPINIEDLAALCFLTKDHFIRLFNRNMGRTPGKYINQKKIEKAQQIMLIRDLSIKDLAYSLGFENISYFNRLFKKMTGENPGSYRKNCLQDR; encoded by the coding sequence ATGAGTGGAGAACGCAAGTTCCCGGATTTCATTTTGCTGAACATTGGTCATGCCGTCCATAATGCGGACTGGAACTGGAAGAATGTATGCAGTCCTTTTACAAGGATACACCTCATAGAGAGCGGGACAGCCAAAATAATCCGGGGAGGCAGAACATATGAACTGAAGAAGGATCATTTATATCTTACACCTTCCTACATCGACCACGGATATGAATGTGAAGGTCCCCTGTCATTGTATTATATCCACATCTATGAGGAAATGGATGGCGGCCCCAGTATTTTTGACATGGTAGATTTTCCTGTAGAAATAGGTGCAGATCCGCTAACGATACAGCTGATACAACGCCTTGCCCTTATCAATCCGGATCGCAGGCTGCAGGTCTATGATCCCTGCTCGTATGACAATTCCACGACCCTCATTAAGAATATAGCTATTCACAAGACCATGCCCTTTGCTTTTGAAATGGAAGCACAGGGCATCATCAGGCAGGTCTTTTCCCGTTTCCTGGTCCATGCCTCCGAAAAGAAGCTGGATCTCGACAAGCGGATACTGAAATGCCTGCATCATATCCATACGAATATAGATAAGCCGATTAATATAGAAGATCTGGCTGCTTTATGTTTCCTTACAAAGGATCATTTTATCCGCCTGTTCAACAGGAATATGGGTCGTACACCCGGTAAATACATCAATCAAAAGAAAATTGAGAAGGCACAACAGATCATGCTGATAAGGGATCTGTCCATCAAAGACCTGGCATATAGCCTGGGGTTCGAGAATATCTCCTACTTTAACCGCCTGTTTAAAAAGATGACGGGAGAGAATCCGGGGAGTTACAGAAAGAACTGCCTGCAGGATCGGTAA